One genomic window of Cheilinus undulatus linkage group 7, ASM1832078v1, whole genome shotgun sequence includes the following:
- the LOC121512692 gene encoding phospholipase A2 inhibitor and Ly6/PLAUR domain-containing protein-like — translation MMKLTLCATLVWMIFSSAEALQCLNYDLIQDTISSPCDSSAELCATAGVNLLPGDDRYNGTMRMCVPPSVCAAQDEIFSVSYKELILAASIRCCNTDNCNSGILTYPELKPNGLECSTCTDQTVCNTTVECLGTQDSCFSGTVKRFRRIIQIHGCASSNLCGDHPDWEGHFFFDHFYLGTGASNCWNATLRDSALTT, via the exons ATGATGAAGCTGACTCTATGTGCCACTCTCGTCTGGATGATCTTCAGCTCTG CTGAAGCTCTTCAGTGTCTGAACTACGATCTAATACAGGACACTATATCATCACCATGCGACTCTTCTGCTGAGCTGTGTGCAACAGCTGGCGTTAACC tgttaCCTGGGGATGACAGATATAATGGAACCATGAGGATGTGTGTTCCACCATCAGTCTGCGCTGCACAGGATGAGATATTCTCAGTCAGTTATAAAGAATTGATACTGGCTGCATCTATTCGTTGCTGCAACACAGACAACTGCAACAGTGGTATTTTAACCT atCCTGAGCTTAAACCAAACGGCCTGGAGTGTTCCACCTGCACTGATCAAACTGTCTGCAACACGACAGTGGAGTGTTTAGGCACTCAGGACAGCTGCTTCAGTGGAACAG TGAAGAGGTTTCGCCGGATCATCCAGATCCACGGCTGTGCATCTTCAAACCTGTGTGGAGATCATCCTGACTGGGAAGGCCATTTTttctttgatcatttttatcttGGTACCGGTGCATCTAACTGTTGGAACGCCACCCTGCGTGATTCAGCTCTGACCACCTGA